A region of Streptomyces deccanensis DNA encodes the following proteins:
- a CDS encoding DUF397 domain-containing protein, producing the protein MSALPRNVPTSTALRGVRWLRSSRSTGMNNCVETARPTSGRWAGLVAVRDSKNTAGPALLFDPDAWEGFITTLR; encoded by the coding sequence ATGTCCGCACTGCCTCGGAACGTACCCACCAGTACCGCACTACGCGGAGTGCGATGGCTGCGCAGCAGTCGCAGCACCGGAATGAACAACTGCGTGGAGACGGCCCGTCCCACGTCCGGCCGCTGGGCCGGCCTGGTGGCCGTACGCGATTCGAAGAACACGGCGGGGCCCGCCCTGCTGTTCGACCCCGACGCCTGGGAGGGATTCATCACCACGCTGCGGTGA
- the bioB gene encoding biotin synthase BioB translates to MDLLNTLVDKGLRREPLSRAEALAVLGTSDDELLDVVAAAGKVRRHWFGRRVKLNYLVNLKSGLCPEDCSYCSQRLGSTAGILKYTWLKPHEASEAAAAGLAGGAKRVCLVASGRGPTDRDVDRVSDTIKAIKDQNEGVEVCACLGLLSDGQAERLREAGADAYNHNLNTSEATYGEITTTHTYADRVDTVQKAHAAGLSACSGLIAGMGESDEDLVDVVFSLRELDPDSVPVNFLIPFEGTPLAKEWNLTPQRCLRILAMVRFVCPDAEVRIAGGREVHLRTMQPLALHLANSIFLGDYLTSEGQAGKADLEMIADAGFEVEGADQVTLPEHRATVTAGGGCGSGESAGCGSHAGGGCGSHESEGAGAGCGSHAGGGVCGSAASAPAAATPAGEARTDLVAVRRRGAGTDLAPNA, encoded by the coding sequence ATGGACCTGCTGAACACGCTGGTGGACAAGGGGCTGCGGCGCGAGCCGCTGAGCCGTGCCGAGGCGCTCGCCGTCCTCGGCACCTCCGACGACGAGCTGTTGGACGTGGTGGCCGCGGCCGGGAAGGTACGCCGGCACTGGTTCGGGCGCCGGGTGAAACTGAACTATCTGGTCAACCTCAAGTCCGGCCTCTGTCCCGAGGACTGCTCCTACTGCTCCCAGCGGCTCGGCTCGACCGCGGGCATCCTCAAGTACACCTGGCTCAAGCCCCACGAGGCCTCCGAGGCCGCCGCGGCCGGGCTCGCCGGGGGCGCCAAGCGGGTCTGTCTGGTGGCGTCCGGGCGCGGCCCGACCGACCGGGACGTCGACCGGGTCTCCGACACCATCAAGGCGATCAAGGACCAGAACGAGGGCGTCGAGGTGTGCGCCTGCCTCGGTCTGCTCTCCGACGGCCAGGCGGAGCGGCTGCGCGAGGCGGGCGCGGACGCCTACAACCACAACCTGAACACGTCCGAGGCGACGTACGGCGAGATCACGACGACGCACACGTACGCCGACCGGGTGGACACGGTGCAGAAGGCGCACGCGGCGGGTCTTTCGGCCTGCTCGGGTCTGATCGCCGGTATGGGCGAGAGCGACGAGGACCTGGTCGACGTGGTCTTCTCGCTGCGCGAACTGGACCCGGACTCCGTGCCGGTGAACTTCCTGATCCCGTTCGAGGGCACGCCGCTCGCCAAGGAGTGGAACCTGACCCCGCAGCGCTGTCTGCGGATCCTGGCGATGGTGCGGTTCGTCTGCCCGGACGCCGAGGTGCGGATCGCGGGCGGCCGCGAGGTCCATCTGCGCACGATGCAGCCGCTCGCCCTGCACCTGGCCAACTCGATCTTCCTCGGGGACTACCTCACCAGTGAGGGTCAGGCGGGCAAGGCCGACCTGGAGATGATCGCGGACGCCGGGTTCGAGGTCGAGGGCGCCGACCAGGTGACGCTGCCGGAGCACCGGGCGACCGTGACCGCCGGTGGGGGCTGCGGGTCCGGGGAGAGCGCGGGGTGCGGTTCGCACGCCGGGGGCGGCTGCGGGTCGCACGAGAGCGAGGGCGCGGGCGCGGGTTGTGGGTCGCACGCGGGGGGTGGGGTGTGCGGTTCCGCCGCATCGGCCCCGGCCGCCGCGACTCCGGCCGGCGAGGCCCGTACGGATCTGGTGGCCGTACGCCGCCGGGGCGCCGGTACCGACCTCGCGCCCAATGCCTGA
- a CDS encoding DUF6328 family protein: MAEERTRPARNETPLERADRNFSELLQELRVTQTGVQILFAFLLTLAFTPRFPDLDSFQRATYVVTLLLAVLAATLFTAPAALHRSLFQQNAKPLIVQVSSRLATAGLIVLMPAFTGSVLLVVDVTLGRKAGMAAGAGTFLVCLLLWAALPKLVVRFSDHADSTAQPATDEGPVRVPADRPR, encoded by the coding sequence ATGGCCGAAGAACGCACCCGTCCCGCACGCAACGAGACCCCCCTCGAACGCGCCGACCGCAATTTCTCCGAGCTGCTCCAGGAGTTGCGCGTCACCCAGACCGGGGTGCAGATCCTCTTCGCGTTCCTGTTGACATTGGCCTTCACCCCGCGCTTCCCGGACCTGGACTCCTTCCAGCGCGCCACCTACGTCGTCACCCTGCTGCTCGCGGTCCTCGCGGCGACCCTCTTCACCGCCCCGGCCGCCCTGCACCGCTCCCTCTTCCAGCAGAACGCCAAGCCCCTCATCGTCCAGGTGTCGTCTCGGCTGGCCACCGCAGGCCTGATCGTGCTGATGCCGGCCTTCACCGGCTCCGTCCTGCTCGTCGTGGACGTGACGCTCGGCCGGAAGGCCGGGATGGCCGCCGGGGCCGGCACCTTCCTCGTCTGCCTGCTCCTGTGGGCCGCGCTCCCGAAACTGGTGGTCCGCTTCTCCGACCACGCCGACTCGACGGCACAGCCGGCCACGGACGAGGGCCCCGTCAGGGTTCCTGCGGACCGCCCGCGCTGA
- a CDS encoding helix-turn-helix transcriptional regulator — translation MSVVTPVNPPQLPHRSPPPPTHVWPSPNTASATVPTLSEGVRVRLLHAAHGDPRAAAELAAALTRRQLTGLDPLPAEPLALAPALLRTHRRAVRALPDDTRFLLLLAAADQYPVPTHAYARAVTAAGLDTRPLDTAEAAGLAHTTAQGIVFRDAWTRVAVYESASMADRREAHRLLAAVLNGEGERPGRSWHRAAAALGPSRRLAAELRLAARVARAIGDPTLASALAERAAGLTPEPAERAPLLAQAAAEAWQSGDGDRARRLVAATDDDALGGLLALRAGNAAEAFDALLTATVRHVGDHTSDRAAHLLARATEAAIYTGDLRRCREAAAVADGLGILPPSTLGALAAAFEGRYDDARDVLEAAAGRCGPGGDPTQLIHSGIAALLLGDHTRAFTATARAAASARARGETVTVPQAMEFRAYAEFWTGRPKAAEAAAVDALRQAYATGQDNGACHLQAALAMFAAITGDEEVCRQRAESARAYALERGLGLPAALAMFALAFLDLSTGRYAASAARLRALAGFGPGHGHRAIRHLATPHYVEAAVRTGDTRVAVAAHADYDRWARTVRSADDLALSARCRALLATGEEAVEHYRAALDLHASGTRDFERARTELLFGSALRRLRNRTEARDRLHSALEAFDHFGSPHCASQARAELRALGERASAAPGTEDLAARLTAQQLLIARMAAEGATNREIAARLLLSPRTIDHHLRGVFSRLGIRSRIELVRLLGEQSAP, via the coding sequence ATGAGCGTGGTGACTCCGGTGAACCCCCCACAACTTCCGCATCGCTCGCCACCGCCCCCCACCCACGTGTGGCCGAGCCCGAACACAGCGTCGGCCACCGTGCCCACGCTGTCCGAAGGCGTGCGCGTACGCCTGCTGCACGCCGCCCACGGCGACCCCCGGGCCGCCGCCGAACTCGCCGCCGCCCTCACCCGGCGCCAGCTCACGGGCCTCGACCCGCTCCCCGCCGAGCCCCTGGCGCTGGCCCCCGCCCTGCTGCGGACCCATCGACGGGCGGTACGGGCCCTGCCCGACGACACCCGCTTCCTGCTGCTCCTTGCCGCCGCCGACCAGTACCCCGTGCCGACCCACGCCTACGCGCGCGCCGTCACCGCCGCCGGGCTCGACACCCGCCCCCTCGACACGGCGGAGGCGGCGGGCCTCGCGCACACCACGGCCCAGGGCATCGTCTTCCGGGACGCCTGGACCCGCGTCGCCGTCTACGAGTCCGCCTCCATGGCCGACCGGCGCGAAGCCCACCGCCTCCTCGCCGCCGTCCTCAACGGCGAGGGCGAGCGACCCGGCCGGTCCTGGCACCGGGCCGCCGCCGCCCTCGGACCCAGCCGCCGCCTCGCCGCCGAACTCCGTCTCGCGGCACGGGTGGCACGTGCCATCGGCGACCCGACCCTCGCCTCCGCCCTCGCCGAACGCGCCGCCGGCCTCACCCCCGAACCGGCCGAACGCGCGCCCCTGCTGGCCCAGGCCGCCGCCGAGGCCTGGCAGTCCGGCGACGGCGACCGGGCCCGCCGCCTCGTCGCCGCCACCGACGACGACGCCCTCGGCGGACTGCTCGCCCTGCGCGCCGGCAACGCCGCCGAGGCGTTCGACGCCCTGCTCACCGCCACCGTCCGGCACGTCGGCGACCACACCTCGGACCGGGCCGCCCATCTGCTGGCACGAGCCACCGAGGCCGCCATCTACACCGGGGACCTCCGCCGGTGCCGCGAGGCCGCCGCCGTCGCCGACGGGCTCGGCATCCTGCCGCCCAGCACCCTCGGCGCCCTCGCCGCCGCGTTCGAGGGACGCTACGACGACGCCAGGGACGTCCTCGAAGCCGCCGCAGGGCGCTGCGGTCCCGGCGGCGACCCCACCCAGCTCATCCACTCCGGGATCGCCGCCCTCCTCCTCGGCGACCACACCCGCGCCTTCACCGCCACCGCCCGCGCCGCCGCCTCCGCCCGGGCCCGCGGCGAGACGGTCACCGTGCCGCAGGCCATGGAGTTCCGGGCCTACGCCGAGTTCTGGACGGGGCGCCCCAAGGCCGCCGAGGCCGCCGCCGTGGACGCCCTGCGCCAGGCGTACGCCACCGGGCAGGACAACGGGGCCTGCCACCTCCAAGCCGCCCTCGCGATGTTCGCCGCCATCACCGGCGACGAGGAGGTGTGCCGCCAGCGCGCCGAGTCCGCCCGCGCGTACGCCCTCGAACGCGGCCTCGGACTGCCCGCCGCGCTCGCCATGTTCGCGCTCGCCTTCCTCGACCTGAGCACCGGCCGGTACGCGGCCTCGGCCGCCCGGCTGCGCGCCCTCGCGGGCTTCGGCCCCGGGCACGGGCACCGGGCCATCCGGCACCTCGCCACCCCGCACTACGTCGAAGCCGCCGTCCGTACCGGCGACACCCGGGTCGCCGTCGCCGCGCACGCCGACTACGACCGCTGGGCCCGTACCGTCCGCAGCGCCGACGACCTCGCGCTCAGCGCCCGGTGCCGGGCCCTCCTCGCGACCGGCGAGGAGGCCGTCGAGCACTACCGGGCCGCCCTCGACCTGCACGCCTCCGGCACCCGCGACTTCGAACGCGCCCGTACGGAACTGCTGTTCGGCAGCGCCCTGCGGCGGCTCCGCAACCGCACCGAGGCCCGCGACCGCCTGCACAGCGCGCTGGAGGCCTTCGACCACTTCGGCTCCCCGCACTGCGCGTCCCAGGCCCGCGCGGAACTCAGGGCTCTGGGAGAGCGAGCCTCCGCCGCGCCCGGCACCGAGGATCTCGCCGCCCGCCTCACCGCCCAGCAACTGCTGATCGCCCGCATGGCGGCGGAGGGCGCCACGAACAGGGAGATCGCCGCGCGGCTGCTGCTGAGCCCGCGCACGATCGACCACCATCTGCGGGGCGTGTTCTCGCGGTTGGGGATCAGGTCGAGGATCGAGCTGGTGCGGCTGTTGGGGGAGCAGTCGGCGCCGTAG
- the bioD gene encoding dethiobiotin synthase, protein MTVLVVTGTGTEVGKTVTTAAVAAVAVASGRSVAVLKPAQTGVRPDERGDADEVARLAGAVTVRELARYPEPLAPATAARRSGLPPVHPEDVAEAAAKLATDHDLVLVEGAGGLLVRFDEAGGTLADTARLLGAPVLLVASAGLGTLNTTELTARELAVREVELAGVVIGSWPGAPDLASRCNLTDLPVVAGAPLLGAVPAGSGALAPIDFRAAAGSWLAPDLGGAWDGAAFIAHHGPTAH, encoded by the coding sequence ATGACGGTCCTGGTGGTCACGGGGACGGGCACGGAGGTCGGCAAGACGGTCACCACGGCGGCGGTCGCGGCGGTGGCCGTGGCGTCCGGCCGCTCGGTGGCCGTGCTGAAGCCCGCGCAGACGGGCGTACGGCCGGACGAGCGCGGCGACGCGGACGAGGTGGCCCGGCTCGCCGGTGCCGTCACCGTCCGCGAACTCGCCCGCTATCCGGAGCCGTTGGCCCCGGCGACCGCCGCGCGCCGCTCGGGTCTGCCGCCGGTGCACCCGGAGGACGTCGCCGAGGCCGCGGCCAAGCTGGCGACCGACCACGACCTGGTGCTGGTCGAGGGCGCGGGCGGGCTCCTCGTCCGCTTCGACGAGGCGGGCGGCACGCTGGCGGACACGGCGCGGCTGTTGGGGGCGCCGGTGCTGCTGGTCGCCTCGGCCGGGCTGGGCACGCTGAACACGACCGAGCTGACGGCCCGCGAACTCGCCGTCCGGGAGGTGGAGTTGGCGGGCGTCGTCATCGGCAGCTGGCCGGGGGCACCGGATCTGGCGTCGCGGTGCAACCTGACGGACCTGCCGGTGGTGGCGGGGGCACCGCTGCTGGGTGCGGTGCCTGCGGGGTCGGGGGCGTTGGCTCCGATCGACTTCCGGGCGGCGGCGGGTAGTTGGCTGGCACCGGATCTGGGAGGCGCATGGGATGGCGCCGCATTCATCGCACACCACGGCCCCACTGCACACTGA
- a CDS encoding class I SAM-dependent methyltransferase, translating into MARARAAKDAVHHPLFARFYARLSVSAEPRIGPLRDELLAGLSGRVIEIGAGNGLNFARYPGTVSEVVAIEPEHALRRLALEAALRAEVPVDVVPGAAEALPVKSEAFDAAVVSLVLCSVRDVRRSLSEVRRVLRPGGELRFFEHGRGGGRAMRTAQQALDASVWPLLFGGCHVSRDPVEALRATGFEVGEVRELLVPEQGPRLPSSYCVLGRARRPGLTDSTGAAPA; encoded by the coding sequence ATGGCCCGCGCCCGCGCCGCGAAGGACGCCGTGCACCACCCCCTCTTCGCCCGGTTCTACGCCCGACTGAGCGTGTCGGCGGAGCCGAGAATCGGTCCGCTGCGCGACGAGTTGCTCGCCGGGCTGTCGGGGCGCGTCATCGAGATCGGGGCCGGCAACGGCCTGAACTTCGCCCGCTACCCCGGCACCGTCTCCGAGGTGGTGGCGATCGAACCCGAGCACGCGCTGCGGCGGCTGGCCCTGGAGGCCGCCCTGCGCGCCGAGGTGCCGGTGGACGTGGTGCCGGGCGCGGCGGAGGCGCTGCCCGTCAAGAGCGAGGCGTTCGACGCGGCCGTCGTGTCGCTGGTGCTGTGCAGTGTGCGGGACGTACGGCGCTCGCTGAGCGAGGTGCGCCGGGTACTGCGCCCGGGTGGTGAGCTGCGGTTCTTCGAGCACGGCCGGGGCGGTGGACGGGCCATGCGAACGGCCCAGCAAGCCCTGGACGCCTCGGTGTGGCCGCTGCTCTTCGGCGGCTGCCATGTCTCGCGCGACCCGGTCGAGGCGCTCCGGGCCACCGGGTTCGAGGTCGGGGAGGTCCGGGAGCTTCTGGTGCCCGAGCAGGGGCCACGGCTGCCCAGTTCCTACTGTGTGCTGGGCCGGGCGCGGCGGCCCGGACTCACTGACTCCACTGGCGCAGCTCCCGCGTGA
- a CDS encoding helix-turn-helix domain-containing protein: protein MQYGPAVRRRKLGAELRVLRTRSALTSIEAAHRVGWHQSKVSRIETGASGVKPADVRKLLDAYGVADTELRELLLALAGSEDGGGRHNWWHAYRGVLPPTYRDFISLESQAGGMRTLETSVVPGLLQIPEYAREVTRAAVEGLEDDKLDALVEVRLARQEVLRGNPPLKLSAVLDEGVLRREVGGPEIMARQLGRLVEAARLPQVRLQVLPFTAGAHIGLTGPFVIFSFRSTSDLDVVVLDHLTSSLYLERKEDLKAYVEAFNALQIHALSPEDSLDYIAGLAAGA from the coding sequence ATGCAGTACGGTCCGGCGGTGCGCCGCCGCAAGCTCGGTGCCGAGTTGCGTGTCCTGCGCACCCGTTCCGCGCTCACCAGTATCGAGGCGGCCCATCGGGTGGGCTGGCACCAGTCCAAGGTGAGTCGGATCGAGACGGGCGCCAGCGGCGTGAAGCCCGCGGACGTACGCAAGCTGCTGGACGCGTACGGGGTCGCCGACACCGAGTTACGGGAGCTGCTCCTGGCGCTCGCGGGCTCCGAGGACGGCGGCGGGCGGCACAACTGGTGGCACGCCTATCGGGGCGTACTGCCGCCGACGTACCGGGACTTCATCAGCCTGGAGTCGCAGGCCGGGGGGATGCGGACGCTGGAGACCTCGGTGGTGCCGGGCCTGCTGCAGATCCCCGAGTACGCGCGGGAGGTGACCCGGGCCGCGGTGGAGGGGCTGGAAGACGACAAACTCGACGCGCTCGTGGAAGTGCGGCTCGCGCGGCAGGAGGTCCTGCGGGGGAACCCGCCGCTGAAGCTGAGCGCCGTGCTCGACGAGGGCGTTCTCCGACGTGAGGTGGGCGGTCCCGAGATCATGGCCCGCCAGCTGGGCCGGCTCGTCGAGGCGGCTCGCCTTCCGCAGGTGCGACTGCAGGTGCTGCCGTTCACTGCCGGGGCGCACATCGGCCTCACGGGCCCTTTCGTAATTTTCTCATTTAGGAGCACATCTGATCTGGACGTGGTTGTTCTCGACCACTTGACGAGTAGCCTCTACCTCGAACGGAAAGAAGACCTCAAGGCGTATGTCGAGGCCTTCAACGCCCTTCAGATCCACGCCCTTTCGCCCGAGGACTCGTTGGATTACATCGCCGGGCTAGCCGCCGGCGCGTAA
- a CDS encoding esterase/lipase family protein produces the protein MHRRMRRIATALATVTSTLLLSLTFSASSAQAATHNPVVFVHGLSSSSSSWDDWVAYFKADGYTASELHSWSYDWGQSNATTAAQLKTKIDSVRASTGAAKVDVVVHSMGALSSRYYLKNLGGTAYVDDFVATAGVNHGTTVAGWCRWLYTSCGEMYTGSSFLTSLNSGDETPGSVSYASYWSNCDDALTPDTTAILSGATNVEVGCVSHNEMNNDQGVYQQVRDFIA, from the coding sequence ATGCATCGCCGCATGCGCCGTATCGCCACGGCTCTCGCGACCGTGACCAGCACGCTCCTTCTGTCGCTCACCTTCTCGGCGTCCTCCGCCCAGGCCGCCACCCACAACCCGGTCGTCTTCGTACACGGACTGAGCAGTTCGTCCAGCAGTTGGGACGACTGGGTCGCGTACTTCAAGGCGGACGGCTACACCGCCTCGGAACTGCACTCCTGGTCCTACGACTGGGGCCAGTCCAACGCCACCACGGCGGCCCAGCTGAAGACCAAGATCGACAGTGTGCGCGCCTCCACGGGCGCCGCGAAGGTCGACGTGGTGGTGCACTCCATGGGCGCGCTCAGCTCCCGTTACTACCTGAAGAACCTCGGCGGGACGGCGTACGTGGACGACTTCGTCGCCACGGCCGGTGTGAACCACGGGACGACCGTCGCCGGTTGGTGCCGGTGGCTCTACACGTCCTGCGGCGAGATGTACACCGGCAGCTCGTTCCTGACCTCGCTGAACTCCGGTGACGAGACGCCGGGCAGTGTGTCCTACGCAAGCTACTGGTCGAACTGCGACGACGCGCTCACCCCGGACACCACCGCGATCCTCAGCGGCGCGACGAACGTCGAGGTCGGCTGCGTCTCGCACAACGAGATGAACAACGACCAGGGCGTGTACCAGCAGGTCCGCGACTTCATCGCCTGA
- a CDS encoding C40 family peptidase, whose product MTALNRVPSLLTRAGTASALTIAAVSGSIVVPGAASGAEAATVASKALKVAASKKGSPYKYGAVGPSRFDCSGLTLYSFKKAGKKLPRTAQQQYNKTKHISASSRKLGDLVFFHSGSNVYHVGIYAGKGKIWHSPKTGDVVRLQKLWTKNVWYGRVR is encoded by the coding sequence ATGACTGCGCTGAATCGTGTCCCGTCGCTGTTGACCCGGGCCGGCACGGCCTCGGCTCTGACCATCGCCGCTGTCAGCGGCAGCATCGTGGTCCCGGGCGCCGCATCCGGCGCCGAGGCCGCCACGGTGGCGTCGAAGGCACTCAAGGTCGCGGCTTCCAAGAAGGGCTCCCCTTACAAGTACGGCGCCGTGGGCCCGAGCAGGTTCGACTGCTCAGGGCTGACGCTCTACTCGTTCAAGAAGGCGGGCAAGAAGCTGCCCCGTACTGCTCAGCAGCAGTACAACAAGACGAAGCACATCTCCGCGAGCAGCCGCAAGCTCGGAGACCTCGTCTTCTTCCACTCGGGCTCGAACGTCTACCACGTCGGTATCTACGCGGGGAAGGGAAAGATCTGGCACTCGCCGAAGACGGGTGACGTCGTCCGGCTGCAGAAGCTGTGGACGAAGAACGTCTGGTACGGCCGGGTCCGCTGA
- a CDS encoding 8-amino-7-oxononanoate synthase: MAFGWIDEQASARRRAGLVRTLRPRPADSPLLDLASNDYLGLARHPEITEGAAEAARRWGGGATGSRLVTGTTELHGELERELADFCGFEAALVFSSGYAANLAAVTALAPHGSLIVSDAGNHASLIDGCRLARGTTQVVAHADPEAVRKALATGGGVPAVAVSDTVFSVDGDAAPLASLAAACREFGAGLVVDDAHGLGVLGDGGRGAPHAAGLAGDPDVVVTVTLSKSLGSQGGAVLGPAKVIDHLVNAARTFIFDTGLAPAATGAALAALRLLRREPERAARAREVARELHTRLTASGHEAVRPDAAVVSVRAPSPDQAVRWAADCRAAGLAVGCFRPPSVPDGVSRLRLTARADLTREQIDRAVGIIGDTRP, from the coding sequence ATGGCGTTCGGCTGGATCGACGAGCAGGCCTCCGCGCGCCGCCGGGCCGGGCTGGTACGGACCCTGCGCCCCCGGCCCGCCGACTCGCCGCTCCTCGACCTCGCGAGCAACGACTACCTGGGTCTGGCCCGGCACCCCGAGATCACCGAGGGCGCCGCCGAGGCCGCGCGCCGCTGGGGCGGTGGCGCCACCGGCTCCCGGCTCGTCACCGGCACCACCGAGCTGCACGGCGAGCTGGAGCGTGAACTCGCCGACTTCTGCGGCTTCGAGGCCGCCCTCGTCTTCTCCTCCGGCTACGCGGCCAACCTCGCCGCCGTCACCGCGCTCGCCCCGCACGGCTCCCTGATCGTCTCGGACGCGGGCAACCACGCGTCCCTCATCGACGGCTGCCGGCTGGCCCGGGGCACCACCCAGGTCGTGGCGCACGCCGACCCGGAGGCGGTCCGCAAGGCCCTGGCCACGGGCGGCGGGGTGCCTGCCGTCGCCGTCTCCGACACGGTGTTCTCCGTCGACGGCGACGCCGCCCCGCTGGCCTCCCTCGCGGCCGCCTGCCGTGAGTTCGGCGCCGGGCTCGTGGTGGACGACGCGCACGGGCTCGGGGTCCTCGGCGACGGCGGCCGGGGCGCGCCCCACGCGGCGGGGCTCGCGGGCGACCCCGACGTGGTCGTGACGGTCACGCTGTCGAAGTCGCTGGGCAGCCAGGGGGGTGCCGTCCTCGGCCCGGCCAAGGTCATCGACCACCTGGTCAACGCGGCCCGGACGTTCATCTTCGACACCGGACTCGCCCCGGCGGCGACCGGCGCGGCGCTCGCCGCGCTCCGGCTGCTGCGCCGTGAGCCGGAGCGCGCCGCACGCGCCCGTGAGGTGGCGCGGGAGCTGCACACACGGCTGACGGCGTCGGGCCATGAAGCGGTGCGGCCCGACGCCGCCGTGGTCTCCGTACGCGCGCCGTCCCCGGATCAGGCGGTGCGGTGGGCGGCCGACTGCCGTGCGGCGGGTCTCGCCGTCGGCTGTTTCCGCCCCCCGTCCGTGCCGGACGGCGTGTCCCGGCTGAGGCTGACCGCCCGCGCGGATCTCACACGGGAGCAGATCGACCGGGCTGTGGGGATCATCGGCGATACGCGACCGTGA
- a CDS encoding adenosylmethionine--8-amino-7-oxononanoate transaminase — protein MPELSVPELVELDRRHVWHPYGPMPGRQEPLVVESASGVRLKLADGSGELVDGMSSWWSAIHGYNHPVLNEAAREQLGRMSHVMFGGLTHEPAVRLAKHLVDMSPEGLEHVFLADSGSVSVEVAVKMCLQYWRSLGRPGKRRLLTWRGGYHGDTWQPMSVCDPEGGMHELWQGVLPRQVFVDAPPAEYEESYAEALRSTIERHADELAAVIVEPVVQGAGGMRFHSPAYLRVLREACDAHDVLLVFDEIATGFGRTGALFAADHAAVTPDVMCVGKALTGGYLTLAAALCTARVADGISRGEVPVLAHGPTFMGNPLAAAVACASIELLLGQDWLAEVKRIETGLREGLAPVGEVPGVTDVRVLGAIGVVQLDHAVDMRAATEAAVREGVWLRPFRDLVYTMPPYVTGDEDVARIARAVCAAATAG, from the coding sequence GTGCCCGAACTGAGCGTGCCCGAGCTGGTGGAGCTGGACCGGCGGCATGTGTGGCACCCGTACGGGCCCATGCCGGGCCGGCAGGAACCGCTCGTCGTGGAGTCGGCGAGCGGGGTCCGGCTGAAGCTCGCCGACGGCTCGGGCGAGCTGGTCGACGGCATGTCGTCGTGGTGGTCGGCGATCCACGGCTACAACCACCCCGTCCTGAACGAGGCGGCGCGGGAGCAGCTCGGCCGGATGAGCCACGTCATGTTCGGCGGGCTCACCCATGAGCCCGCCGTGCGGCTGGCGAAGCACCTTGTCGACATGTCGCCCGAGGGTCTGGAGCATGTGTTCCTCGCCGACTCGGGGTCGGTGTCCGTCGAGGTCGCGGTCAAGATGTGTTTGCAGTACTGGCGTTCGCTGGGCCGCCCCGGCAAGCGGCGGCTGCTGACCTGGCGCGGCGGCTACCACGGCGACACCTGGCAGCCGATGTCGGTGTGCGACCCCGAGGGCGGGATGCACGAGCTGTGGCAGGGCGTCCTGCCCCGGCAGGTGTTCGTGGACGCGCCGCCGGCCGAGTACGAGGAGTCGTACGCGGAGGCGCTGCGTTCGACGATCGAGCGGCACGCGGACGAGCTGGCGGCCGTGATCGTGGAGCCCGTGGTCCAGGGCGCGGGCGGGATGCGCTTCCACTCCCCCGCCTACCTGCGGGTGCTGCGCGAGGCGTGCGACGCGCATGACGTGCTGCTGGTGTTCGACGAGATCGCCACCGGGTTCGGGCGTACGGGAGCGTTGTTCGCGGCGGACCACGCGGCCGTCACGCCGGACGTGATGTGTGTCGGCAAGGCGCTGACCGGCGGTTATCTGACCCTGGCGGCGGCGTTGTGCACCGCGCGGGTGGCCGACGGGATCTCGCGGGGCGAGGTGCCGGTGCTGGCCCATGGGCCCACCTTCATGGGCAACCCACTGGCGGCGGCCGTCGCCTGTGCCTCGATCGAGCTGCTGCTGGGCCAGGACTGGCTCGCGGAGGTCAAGCGGATCGAGACGGGGCTGCGGGAGGGCCTGGCGCCGGTCGGCGAGGTGCCCGGGGTGACGGACGTACGGGTTCTCGGCGCGATCGGTGTGGTGCAGCTCGACCACGCGGTGGACATGCGGGCGGCCACGGAGGCCGCCGTGCGCGAGGGCGTGTGGCTGCGGCCGTTCCGCGACCTGGTCTACACGATGCCGCCGTACGTCACGGGCGACGAGGACGTGGCACGGATCGCGCGCGCGGTGTGCGCGGCGGCCACGGCGGGATGA
- a CDS encoding ATP-binding protein: MADHLEASVTLPSDPASVSTARNYVAGVLAEWGLPGDTDIADTVRLIVSELATNAVQHTLGQSPTFTVDLALDRDERLRIGVTDSHPRFPKRLPAAVQQDNGRGMVIIRWLTAECGGRLSVRPTREGGKTVAIELPWTVPVRPVSAGGPQEP; encoded by the coding sequence ATGGCAGATCACCTGGAAGCATCCGTCACTCTGCCGAGCGATCCCGCCTCGGTGTCCACGGCCCGGAACTACGTCGCCGGCGTGCTCGCCGAATGGGGCCTGCCGGGCGACACCGACATCGCCGACACCGTGCGCCTGATCGTGTCCGAACTCGCCACCAACGCCGTCCAGCACACCCTCGGGCAGTCGCCCACCTTCACCGTGGACCTCGCCCTCGACCGGGACGAGCGCCTGCGCATCGGCGTCACCGACAGCCATCCACGCTTTCCGAAACGACTGCCGGCCGCCGTCCAGCAGGACAACGGCCGGGGCATGGTCATCATCCGCTGGCTGACCGCCGAGTGCGGCGGCAGGCTCAGCGTCAGACCCACCCGGGAGGGTGGCAAGACGGTGGCGATCGAACTGCCGTGGACGGTCCCGGTGCGGCCGGTCAGCGCGGGCGGTCCGCAGGAACCCTGA